A DNA window from Selenomonas sp. oral taxon 126 contains the following coding sequences:
- a CDS encoding class I SAM-dependent methyltransferase yields MAEEKKNEPGHEFLARLGKTRLRPGGREATEWLLGHVDFTADTRVLEVACNMGTTMVALAEAHGCRITGLDMNPKALEKARANIAAHGLNDVIDVLEGNAMALPFPDATFDVVINEAMLTMLPRENKAKAVAEYFRVLKPGGVLLTHDVALRTTDEAEAAELRAGISRAINVNVDPLPHALWEKLLRDAGFAIEIQTGDMTLLDPAGLVRDEGFDGAMKIIRNGLRTENVDRFRKMFNFFFDHNKEFSYIAVVSKK; encoded by the coding sequence ATGGCTGAAGAAAAGAAGAACGAGCCGGGGCATGAGTTCCTTGCGCGTCTGGGCAAGACACGACTGCGTCCGGGCGGACGCGAGGCGACGGAGTGGCTGCTCGGCCACGTTGACTTTACGGCAGATACGCGCGTGCTTGAGGTCGCGTGCAACATGGGCACGACGATGGTTGCCCTCGCGGAGGCGCACGGCTGCCGCATCACGGGGCTGGACATGAACCCGAAGGCACTGGAGAAGGCGCGTGCGAACATCGCGGCGCACGGGCTGAACGATGTGATCGACGTACTGGAGGGGAATGCAATGGCGCTGCCCTTCCCCGACGCGACGTTCGATGTCGTCATCAACGAGGCGATGCTGACGATGCTGCCACGTGAGAACAAGGCGAAGGCGGTTGCCGAATACTTCCGTGTGCTGAAGCCGGGCGGCGTGCTCCTCACGCACGATGTCGCGCTACGCACAACGGATGAGGCGGAAGCGGCGGAGCTGCGTGCGGGCATCTCCCGCGCGATCAATGTGAACGTCGATCCGCTCCCGCATGCACTCTGGGAGAAGCTGCTGCGCGACGCGGGCTTTGCCATCGAGATACAGACAGGCGATATGACGCTGCTCGACCCTGCGGGGCTCGTGCGCGACGAGGGATTCGACGGCGCGATGAAGATCATTCGCAACGGGCTGCGGACGGAGAATGTCGACCGCTTCCGCAAGATGTTCAACTTCTTCTTTGACCACAACAAGGAGTTCTCGTACATCGCCGTCGTCAGCAAAAAATAG
- a CDS encoding type II toxin-antitoxin system RelB/DinJ family antitoxin, whose amino-acid sequence MAQTSISIRMDAELKKNFENFCGAVGMNMSTAINMFAIACVREQRVPFEISAQRALPGESLDLFTDTTWSDGES is encoded by the coding sequence ATGGCACAGACCAGCATTAGCATTCGCATGGACGCTGAACTCAAGAAGAATTTTGAGAACTTCTGCGGCGCGGTCGGCATGAATATGTCCACGGCAATCAATATGTTTGCCATCGCCTGCGTGCGCGAGCAGCGCGTCCCGTTCGAGATCTCGGCGCAGCGTGCGCTGCCGGGTGAGTCGCTCGATCTCTTTACGGATACGACGTGGAGCGACGGGGAAAGCTGA
- the rsmG gene encoding 16S rRNA (guanine(527)-N(7))-methyltransferase RsmG — MAEFEEILASRTTEAQIPLTAEQIAQFGVYNKLLVEWNTRMNLTALTAPADVAVKHIIDSLTAYDAALFDAAESLIDVGTGAGLPGIPLAVYAPHIEVTLMDALAKRVRFLTEVTRAMNLENVRCIHARAEEAARAKEHRAHYDIAVSRAVARMPVLLEYTLPFVRVGGSVLALKGRAYAEEAAEARGAAVRLGGGAITARPVQLPGLDDVRAILAVRKERPTPKVYPRRAGQPEQHPLK, encoded by the coding sequence ATGGCTGAGTTCGAGGAGATTCTTGCATCGCGCACGACAGAGGCGCAGATTCCGCTGACGGCGGAGCAGATTGCGCAATTCGGCGTCTACAACAAACTCCTTGTGGAGTGGAATACGCGCATGAATCTCACGGCACTGACCGCGCCCGCCGATGTCGCCGTGAAGCATATCATCGACAGTCTCACGGCGTACGATGCCGCGCTCTTTGACGCGGCGGAGTCCCTGATCGATGTGGGGACGGGTGCAGGGCTGCCCGGAATCCCGCTCGCCGTCTATGCGCCTCATATCGAGGTGACACTGATGGATGCGCTGGCAAAGCGCGTGCGCTTTCTCACGGAGGTGACGCGCGCGATGAATCTCGAGAACGTGCGCTGCATCCACGCGCGTGCGGAGGAGGCGGCACGGGCGAAGGAGCATCGTGCGCACTATGACATCGCGGTGAGCCGCGCGGTGGCGCGCATGCCCGTGCTGCTCGAGTACACGCTGCCGTTCGTGCGCGTGGGCGGCTCCGTCCTCGCGCTCAAGGGGCGCGCGTACGCTGAGGAGGCGGCAGAGGCGCGCGGGGCGGCGGTGCGCCTTGGGGGCGGTGCGATCACGGCGCGTCCGGTGCAGTTGCCGGGACTCGACGATGTGCGTGCGATCCTCGCTGTGCGCAAGGAGCGCCCGACACCAAAGGTGTATCCGCGCCGCGCGGGGCAGCCGGAGCAACACCCGCTGAAATAG
- a CDS encoding sigma-70 family RNA polymerase sigma factor, whose translation MKERNDVRTPAVRQECEAHRQHPQLTKAEEDVLIARAVRGEAGAMAEMHARYRGLIVAESRASYLRNAALAADAENIAVLAFIEALHDYDPKHGAPFAGFVKGRVHHALYTEFRRERRLWDRTSHPEQAADGRDAWERCGGTESPTERADLRLLVRGLLRNVMHRLTEREKEILSLHYFRDLTLRRIAVLLGTSASAVSKSKANLLRKLRAGMQAPMPV comes from the coding sequence ATGAAGGAACGAAATGACGTGAGGACGCCTGCAGTGCGGCAGGAGTGTGAGGCACACCGGCAGCATCCACAGCTGACAAAGGCGGAGGAGGACGTGCTGATCGCGCGGGCGGTGCGCGGGGAGGCGGGCGCGATGGCAGAGATGCACGCGCGCTATCGGGGGCTGATTGTCGCCGAGTCCCGTGCCTCGTATCTCAGGAATGCCGCGCTTGCGGCGGATGCGGAGAACATCGCCGTACTCGCCTTCATCGAGGCGCTGCATGACTACGATCCGAAGCATGGCGCACCGTTCGCGGGATTCGTGAAGGGGCGCGTGCATCACGCGCTCTATACGGAGTTCCGCCGCGAACGGCGGCTCTGGGATCGGACATCGCATCCCGAGCAGGCAGCAGACGGGCGGGATGCGTGGGAACGCTGCGGCGGGACGGAGAGTCCGACGGAGCGCGCAGATCTGCGGCTCCTCGTGCGCGGGCTGCTCAGAAATGTGATGCACCGCCTCACGGAGCGCGAGAAGGAGATCCTCTCCCTGCACTATTTCCGCGATCTGACGCTGCGGCGCATCGCTGTGCTCCTCGGCACATCGGCGAGCGCGGTGAGTAAGAGCAAGGCGAATCTCCTGCGCAAGCTGCGCGCGGGGATGCAAGCGCCTATGCCTGTTTGA
- a CDS encoding secretion protein HlyD produces MFRPNKEANRTHSKGYVEDLPTQCGQKRCVKMAVLNLSVLP; encoded by the coding sequence ATTTTTCGTCCGAACAAGGAGGCAAACCGGACGCATAGCAAGGGCTATGTGGAGGATTTGCCGACACAGTGCGGGCAAAAAAGATGCGTCAAGATGGCGGTGCTGAATTTATCAGTGCTTCCTTAG
- a CDS encoding putative bifunctional diguanylate cyclase/phosphodiesterase, whose translation MEMGGLILLEQYGERDLCQVTGLLNMMQFMRHASVHLQDELAEPLTFMYFDIENFKSFNQRYGFQQGNRLLRYVADLLRETFEGNLVARFNDDHFAVATQSENPGDCIQFIHERIHVYDLGLPMEVKAGIYHPPQGLTDVALIMDRAKIACNSIKNTYDLTWAEFNPSMEEELNFRSHIIRSFQEAMIEGYISVYYQPEIRAMTGEICGFEALARWRDPVHGMISPGVFVPVLEDAHLSPQLDLYIIEQVCQAIQRMRREIPDWELLRVSVNLSRTDFRLMDMVQAVEDVRLRYDVARQLLNIEVTESAQGEDEKFLQGEIARFRAAGYEVWMDDFGSGYSSLNNVKDYVFDVLKIDMNFLRSFETNPKSAIVIRSIVNMAKELGMHTLAEGVETQEQYEFLREIGCEKLQGYLFSPPMPLDKAIAYCHGPEAKVKVEPFRLASYYTEIGAINVLSSEAIERRGSPEIGDALSLAILEEEGGEIRYLYQSRMFKMFLHSIELDEASVHTPHYERRKRQNEHMIARMMEEADRTGREVYTDFITRNSFNSVRLRLVTRDVDDTRAVFLMATVNISRFSPEAGSMQEALNQIVALYDRVDLFDLGSRKLIQLYRDVYEPNYTQEYGHFEEMVARYAEEKIIPAEQTLFKKFYSEKHLRAVLEDKAAREEVAVLFHKQMPDGGCMLRLHHLLPFRLGQRDYVISCVQAINENVISAVTAALASMDED comes from the coding sequence ATGGAAATGGGGGGGCTCATTTTGTTGGAACAGTACGGGGAACGCGACCTCTGTCAGGTCACAGGACTTCTCAACATGATGCAGTTTATGCGTCACGCATCTGTGCATTTGCAGGATGAGTTGGCGGAGCCGCTGACGTTCATGTATTTTGATATCGAGAATTTTAAGAGTTTTAACCAGCGCTACGGCTTCCAGCAGGGGAACCGTCTCCTGCGCTACGTGGCGGATCTGCTGCGCGAGACGTTCGAGGGCAACCTCGTTGCACGCTTTAACGACGATCATTTCGCAGTGGCGACGCAGAGTGAGAACCCCGGCGACTGCATCCAGTTCATTCACGAGCGGATTCATGTCTATGATCTGGGGCTGCCGATGGAGGTCAAGGCGGGGATCTACCACCCGCCGCAGGGGCTGACGGATGTCGCGCTCATCATGGATCGCGCGAAGATCGCCTGCAACAGCATCAAGAATACGTATGATCTGACATGGGCAGAGTTTAACCCTTCGATGGAGGAGGAGCTGAATTTCCGCAGTCACATCATCCGCTCGTTCCAAGAGGCGATGATCGAGGGCTATATCAGTGTCTACTATCAGCCCGAGATCCGAGCGATGACGGGGGAGATCTGCGGGTTCGAGGCGCTGGCGCGCTGGCGCGACCCCGTTCATGGGATGATCTCGCCGGGGGTATTCGTGCCCGTCCTTGAGGATGCCCATCTCTCGCCTCAGCTGGATCTCTACATCATCGAGCAGGTCTGCCAGGCGATCCAGCGGATGCGCCGCGAGATACCGGACTGGGAGCTCCTGCGCGTATCCGTGAATCTCTCGCGCACGGATTTCCGCCTGATGGATATGGTGCAGGCGGTCGAGGATGTCCGTCTGCGCTACGATGTGGCGCGCCAGCTCCTCAACATCGAGGTGACGGAGAGCGCGCAGGGCGAGGATGAAAAGTTCCTGCAAGGGGAGATTGCACGCTTCCGTGCGGCGGGCTACGAGGTCTGGATGGACGACTTCGGCAGCGGCTACTCCTCGCTGAACAATGTCAAGGACTATGTCTTTGATGTACTGAAAATCGATATGAATTTCCTGCGCTCGTTCGAGACGAATCCGAAGTCCGCGATTGTCATCCGCTCCATTGTCAACATGGCAAAGGAACTCGGGATGCACACGCTCGCGGAGGGGGTCGAGACACAGGAGCAGTATGAATTCCTGCGCGAGATCGGCTGCGAGAAGCTGCAGGGCTATCTCTTCAGTCCGCCGATGCCGCTGGACAAGGCGATCGCATACTGTCATGGACCTGAGGCGAAGGTGAAGGTGGAGCCGTTCCGCCTCGCCAGCTACTATACGGAGATCGGTGCAATCAATGTGCTCTCGAGCGAGGCGATTGAGCGTCGCGGGTCGCCCGAGATCGGGGATGCGCTCTCGCTTGCAATTCTCGAGGAAGAGGGCGGCGAGATCCGATATCTCTATCAGAGCCGTATGTTCAAGATGTTCCTGCACAGTATCGAGCTGGATGAGGCGAGCGTGCATACGCCGCACTACGAGCGGCGCAAGCGCCAGAATGAGCACATGATCGCGCGCATGATGGAGGAGGCGGATCGCACAGGGCGCGAGGTCTATACGGACTTTATCACGCGGAATTCGTTCAACTCCGTGCGGCTGCGGCTCGTAACGCGCGATGTGGATGATACGCGCGCAGTCTTCCTGATGGCGACGGTGAATATCTCACGCTTCAGCCCCGAGGCGGGGTCGATGCAGGAGGCACTGAACCAGATTGTCGCACTCTACGACCGTGTGGATCTCTTTGATCTCGGGTCGCGCAAGCTCATACAGCTCTATCGCGATGTCTATGAGCCGAACTATACACAGGAGTATGGGCACTTCGAGGAGATGGTTGCGCGGTATGCGGAGGAGAAGATTATCCCCGCAGAGCAGACGCTGTTCAAGAAGTTCTACAGTGAGAAGCATCTTCGCGCTGTCCTCGAGGATAAGGCGGCGCGCGAGGAGGTCGCTGTGCTGTTCCATAAGCAAATGCCGGATGGCGGGTGCATGCTGCGTCTGCATCATCTCTTGCCGTTCCGGCTCGGGCAGCGCGACTATGTGATCTCCTGTGTGCAGGCGATCAATGAGAACGTCATCAGTGCGGTGACGGCTGCGCTCGCGAGCATGGACGAAGATTGA